The Lancefieldella sp. Marseille-Q7238 genomic interval ACACGGAAAACATGCAGACGTTAAATCCCAGATACCGTTTGAAATAGCTAAAGCGCAGGATAAACGGTTGGTAATTAAACCAAACCTGCTGAAACAGCCCCGCTCCTGCTCCCGCGCCAATGAGCGTCAGAACAAGGATACTTTCCTGTCTGTCGCCAAAGTCACCAAGCAGCATCACCACAAAGTACACAAGTGAAACCATCGTAAAGTAAAACGCTCCTATAACAAGACCTTTCCGCGCCGTCTCGCCCATCGTTTTGTTGGCGCCACCGCCAAACTCTTGATTGGCGGTCTGCTCAATGTTCTGCATGCCCTGCGACTGTTTAAGTTCCATGGTATCCCCTTCTCTTGGGACGTGTTGAATTTGAAACATACTCGAACACCCTGCGGCCTAGTGCCCCAATCACCTCGTGACTGCCCGCCCTCGCGCATAATGCCTCGCGCGGCTGGCTACCTTTGCCCCGAGGCACCTACCTGAGGCCAATGCGCTTTTTAATGCCTGCCGCATATTTTCTTGAGGCAACCAGGTTCTTCTCACCAAGAGAAAGAAGCATGCGTCCGGATCCCGCGGGACTAATCCCTGTAACATGGTCCAAATTGACCAATTCCTGTCGAGAAGTACGGACAAACTCCGTTTCTTTCAGGGCCGCTTCAAGCTCATGCAGGCGACTGTCGCTTTCAAGCGTTTCACCAGTTGCAAGATGAATCAGTGATGCGTTCTCGCTCGTTTCAATCCACGCTACATCGGCGAGAAACACTATGCGCCGCTTGATGGTTCCGGGAACGTACCCCGAAATTTTGCCGTCAGCCATCTGCAGCTGGCGAACAATTCCGGCAACGCGCCAGTCATCCGACCCGCTCAGGATAGTCACCTCTATCTGCGAACGACCCTTTTCCTCTACGACACGAATCTCCATCTTTCGTCCAAACAATCGATTCTGCCTGTTGCCGCCTCGCCTTAAGGCATCTCTAGCATAAGCAAACTGAATGCGAATAGCTCAGCATGCGCCCAAGATGCACTATCTGGCAGGTAGAATGCTTTTTATGCAATAAATTCAACATCGCCGCAATATTACAATCGTTCATATTGCATGTATGGCAATATGAACGATTGTTAATTCATTATTTATCTCTATTCATATTATCTTTTATGGGATCTGTTGCTCCTCTTCTTATGGAACTTCACTGCAAAAACTATGCCTAAAATAATACTTATTGTAACCAGTATGCCAGCAATTGAATAAAACACCATATGCCTAGGCAAATCGGCAAGCGGTTCAACAGAACGATTGACCAGCTTCTTTGAAGACTCCCATTCCGCAGGGACTTCACAGCGCTCTGCGTGCACGAGCAAACGATGGGTATTAACGCCATATGGTGTACAAGTTACGAGAGTAACTTGGTCTTTTCCAGGTTCGATTGAGAGACTATTTACTTCTTCAGGAAGAACAACCTCGGTTGAAGTTACTCTATATGCGTGATCTTCACCAAGCACACGAACAATGAACCAATCATTTACGCTCAGTTCATTCAGCTTATCAAAAATGCGAGCAGTTGGTAATCCG includes:
- a CDS encoding LytTR family DNA-binding domain-containing protein, yielding MEIRVVEEKGRSQIEVTILSGSDDWRVAGIVRQLQMADGKISGYVPGTIKRRIVFLADVAWIETSENASLIHLATGETLESDSRLHELEAALKETEFVRTSRQELVNLDHVTGISPAGSGRMLLSLGEKNLVASRKYAAGIKKRIGLR